In Fragaria vesca subsp. vesca linkage group LG5, FraVesHawaii_1.0, whole genome shotgun sequence, the genomic stretch ACCTGTCTGATTTTGAAATTGATCCTTTGGTTCAAGTTTCATCCAACAACTAGATACTCTTTTATAAAAGATAACATGTGCAGTGGATGTTCAATTTAAATCACAACAAAAACTACAAATTTCTTGTAGTTCAAAACTTGAGCACTTATTATAATCATCACAATTTCAAGCTTAAAAGTCGAGAAAAGTAAGCAATATACACCACCACAAACTTGAACACCATCAGTGCGGTAGACGCCAACAGACCAAAGCTACAGGGATGAGAAAAGAAAAAACCAACCTAGACAAAGGAATTGACAAAAGGTGACGAATATTGTAGATTGAGACCAAAAACTAAATCAAATGGACAAGAACTCATGAATGTAGAGACTTATAAGAAATAGCTGGGTTTTGTGCGAGCGCTTGAGAGAAGCATGAAACATGAACTCATGAATATGACAAATCTTTAATAGTTTGAGAATATCTAAAATTTTGACCACATTGTCTAGATACTGTTACAAATCTCTGATAAGATATTAGATATCTGAAAATATCTTGTAATATCATAAGCAGACATATAGTTTTTAATCTGGCTATGAAACAAGCTAGTTGAAGACTTTTCGGTTTATCCTACTTTTCGATCTTATATTCACATCTTAACCTTTCAGTTTATATGTATTTATGAGTACATCATTTCTGCAAATTTTCAGCCATATTGAAAATCGATAAGACATTTATAAGTGTGATTTACTAATTATGAACTTGAATTGTTCATATTTGACAAATTTGGTTCGTCCATTAATTTGATCTAGTTTGTTACCTTAACGATCACCAATTTGGCTGAAAATTTATAGAAGTGATCTACTTATATAGACCTAAAAACTGAACGGATGAGATGTCAAAACATCATCGAAAAATGAGTTTTTTAGACCATAAACCGAAAAGTCTTCAACTCTCCTCATTTTGAAACAATGAGGTTCAAAACAAAAAGATATGTTGGAAAACTACTTGAAAGTCGATCATATTCTGCACTTTTGAATAGAGTCTAGATTCACAACAAACAAACAGAAGACCAAATTGATCAGTTCAGAAGTTTCAAATGGTTCTTGTGACGAGTACGTCTGAGGTTATCTAGTATAGACCAATTTCAGTATTTCACTGTATACTAAGTTACTAACAATCATAGTCATGGTCAATCTTCACACATGCAATTGAAAAAAAAAAAAAAAAAAAAAAAAAAAAATAACCCGTTATATAGAGTATAATTCAATGCAAAACGAACAACGTACATAGTTACACAAAGATATCCCACCTCAAACATATGGTAACCTAACTGGCTCTCGTCTAGCATCCATACGACCATACTAGACCTACTTTTTAACATGGAGAATACTAGTTCTGTAAGTGCCTATTTTCGTTCCTGGGAAGTAAGAGCTACACAGATGAAATACAACACTACAAATTGAAACCTCTTGGATTTGGATAGTTATGCTTGAATTACCATTCCAATTATCCTCGAGGAAGAAATTAGAAATACCATTCCAATTATGTGAAGTACTTAGGAATTAGTTTTCGGTATTCATGCCTAATCATGAATTCATGAGATTACTGGGAGTGATTGCTTGCACCCTCAATTTCACATTACAGATTTTGAAAACCAAAGCAAGGCCTCGATCACAACCATATATACTTGTACTTAGTTAAGCAAAACAAACAACGTACATATATCAATATAGTCAGAAAACAACACAGAACTATACACCAAACACAAATATACATTAGGATAATGATACCTGAACCATACCATTTGCTGTATATTCCCTCTGACCTCAACAGCAGCAGCTCTTTCATAATACCTGAACACCAATCTTTATTTGTCACATTATGCTGAGGAGAACATGATGTATAGCTAAACACACCATGACAATATATTCTCCAATGCTTATAGGCCACATTGCTCATGAGCTGCAGAGAAGTATTGTACAAATATGAATTGGTAAGAAGACCTAATATCAACATTCAACAACTGCAATAGATGGACCAAATTGCTGTAACTTCAAGATTATATGCACAAGGTCCAGCGACATGTTTGTAAACTCAGACATCAATAGTGTGTTAATGAAAGTGTTGCTTTAGACACAAAGAAAACTTCGTTACTTAAACACACGAAAGACCAATCACATGAGAAGTTAAAAATTGATTACAAGGAATCATCTACATAATATGTAAACACAGTCCATAAACAATAAAGACTTTAGAGTTTGATAAACTAACCATATATCAACTCTTTTATGTTGTCCTAAGTACACAACACGCAGAGTTCCTTCACTTATTTACCCTCGGAGATATATTGGCCTGCAATGGATTCTTCATGACCACAGTGAACTCCTGCTTCTCCGACAAGTCCACATTGTCTCCATCCACAGCTTTCCATTCAAATCTCCAAACCAGATTGGCCACAAAATACTCAAGATGAAGCATAGCTAAACCATAAGCTGGACAAATTCTCCTCCCTGCCCCAAAAGGCATCATCTTAATCTCTCTATTTCCTGTTATATCAACCCCTTCTCCTGCACCACCACTCAAGAATCTCTCCGGCTTGAAAGCCATAGGGTCTTCCCACACTTTTGAGTCCAACCCTATATCAGCCACTGTGAAATTGACAGTAGCATTTTTAGGCACCACATGACCATCCAAAACGATGTCTTGAGTAACCTTGTGTGGCAACACAAAGTGGCCAGGTGGGTGACGCCTTAGACCCTCCAGGATCACAGCTTTCAAATAAGGCGTCTTCTGCAAGTCCTCCTCTTTCACCTCTTCCTCTGTTTCTTCCACAACCCCTTTAATCTCTGCGAACAGCCGCTCTTGGACTTGTGGATACTTTACAATGTTGGCCATGATCCACTGCAATGCAGTGGATGTAGTATCAGTGCCCGCACTCAGAAACTCTGAACAAAGACTAACCATTTCGCCTTCCTCAAGCTTTCTCTTCTCTTCAGGGAGCTCAAGATCCCACAATGTATCAACATACGACAACACAAATTCATCACTTTGCTCCACCTTGGTCTTTGCCTTGCTTCTTGCTCGTATAAGAGGAATGAGCACGTCTTCTTGTTCTTTCCGAATCTTCAAAAACTCCTTCCACTGCTTTTTAAACAGGAACTTTGTGATGCCAGGCTTCACACTAAGCAACCTGAACCGCCACAAACCCAACAACAACTGACGCTGAACACGCTCCACTTCTTTGATCTGCTTCTCCTCGAGTTTGTCTCCAAAACACATCAAAACCAACAAGCAAAACATAGCATACTGAAAATGGTCTACTACTACCACACCTTTGGATTCAGACTCCACTTGAAGACGAGTGGTGAGGATGTCCAGAACCCACTTGCGCGCCGCGCCATAAGACTTGACACGCAGAGGGTGAAGTATCTCGGAGGTCAGGTTGCGACGGAGGAGCCGCCATGTGAGTCCATATCCGGCAGAGCTGATGTTATGTTGGTTACTAGTTATGATCTTGTCAGTAGCCAAAGCCGGTGGCCTGTCTGAAAATATAGCTCCGTTCTGGACTAAGGCCTGGTGAGCCAGGGATCGACTGGCAATGAATATTTTAGGGTTGAGGCCGAGGTGGAGGTTGAAGATGGGTCCGTATTGGCCATGGAATTTTCGGAGTGCGAGCTCCATCTCATAGGGAGTCTGGCGGAGCCATAACAAGCTGCTGATTATGGGAATGATAAAAGGTCCAGGAGGGAGTTTGTTGGTTGAGATAACACTGAGAATGGTTTTGACAAGCAAAGAGATGAAGAGGGTAGTTACTATGAGGAAGAACCAGGTCGCCATGGTTTCAGTGAATCATCAACAAACTTGATAGTTGATAAAGTTGGAACTAAAAGTTACGATCTATGTGTGTGTATAGAAGAGTTGTAGTTGACTAGTGCAGTACTTGCTGACAATTTACTTGTGTTGGAAGTTGCTTCGAACGTTAGATACAAGACCAACAACAGTGATATGAAGCATTTCCAAATTCCAACCACTCAATATCAATCCACAAACGAAAGTGAGGTGGCTAGAAACAAAGAAGACTAGTCCAGGTTTCCAGAAATGTAAGAAACAGAGCACCACGAAGTCAAAAGCAGTAAAAAGTTGTAGGTAAAATTACCTCCTCCTTGAGTCCAGTCAGTGAATTTTTCGCTCCAGATCATTCCCAATCCTTCATTTGGTGCAATCACCTCAACTCGGAGCTAGAGCCTAGAGGAACTGTTTCAAGATTAGAAACCACGTCAGTCAGAGCAGCCATGGAAGTACGCTGCTTTAGAATTTGAAGGCAAACTTCTTTGTTGTTTGTGCTAAGAGCTTGCAATCCTCTTACTCAATTAGCGCAAAATATTGAACTTGTTATTGGAAGGAATAGTACAGAAGAAAAAAAATCAACTTTACTCGTTTCATCTTTGTATACATCAAATTATACACTGTAATCAATTCAATACAATAAGGCCATACAAACAACAACATATATGTTCACATATTGTCTCTAAGCTATACAACACACACAAAATTGGCTACAATGCACAACCCTTGAACAAAATGGGGAAAAAGAAGAGAAAAAAAAAATGTGGGGTTTTGTGAGGTACAATAATATAGTGGATTGCCGGCTAGAAAGCATTCCAATTATCAGAACCCTTCTTTGCATTTTGACTCTCTGATGAGACCTTGAAGGGGCCAGAAGAGCCAAATGGATCTGAGTCATCGAAAGAGTATGTACCCTGGCCAAAATCTTTTGTGCTGTTTATGGAGTCAAACCTTGTGAGGCCATGACTTTGGCCAAAGTCTCTGCTGCTGCTTATGGAATCAAACCTTGAGTGGCCAAAATCTCTAGTGCTATTTATGGAATCGAACCTTGAGAACTTCTCAGGTTGAGAAGAAAAACCACTGTCTTGCCTGCTACTGAATGAATCGAACCTTGAGAAACCACTGTCAAAGTACTGATCCCCAGCCTCACTGTATCTTGGCGAGTTGGCAAACCTCGAGGCTGGTGTGCTAGGAACAGACTCCTCAAAGAAAATGCTCTTTTTCTGAAAGGCGGTATCTGCATTCGGGAATCCAGTTCTTACTGGGTTGACACCGAAGTCATCAGATCCAAAGAAATCTCGGTGCTTCTCAGAATCTGAGTCCTGCAGGTTGACATCAAATACGGGAAACATCAACGCATTAGCACATGTCTTATAATCACTAGCTAGAGCAGTACTTCAGATGTTAGTCTCACCTTGCCCTTGTCAGCATTGAAACCCCAAACAGAGTCAATATCATCATTATTGTCAAAGGCACCCCAGGTTGATTCATCAAAACTTCTGTGACCAGAAAATACGTAGTATCAGTCAGCAGTAGCAAAAACATTAGCATGGAGAGAATTATATGAACACCTACCCATGTGTTTCTCCATCTGCTTCGGAATTTTTACCATAGTGGATATCTGAGAAGTCTCGAGACGGGCTGTCTACAGCAGTCCTTCCAGCTAGACTGCCATTGGGACTTCTTACATGTTCATCTTCACTGTGGGTGAAAACAGAATCACTTTCATGTGCATGATCACCATTGCTGGAAGAAATTCCTGACTTTCCATTAGCAACAAATGATGAATCAGGAGTTGAACTACGATCTGGGGAAGCCTTTTCTCTCTGGACAGATCCAGAGTCAGGTTTTGTTGAGGAATCAATTTTGAGATCATTGCCAAATCCTGAAAGTTATTGGCACTCCTATTAATATGAATGAACAAGCATTTTCACATTTTGCTTTGCTGATTATCAAATAGGAAAAGGAAAATGAACAATCATGAGGCATACAAACAACAAACTTTGGGCTAGAAAAATCAGGACAAACCTTCGTCTTCGAACTTGTCCCATTCTTCATCCCAAACAGCTGCTCCGTCTTGAATTCCAGGTTGCCAGCCTTAAACCATCAGATGAAAAATGTCATGGAATAAAAATAAAATTTGAAGGCAGATTGTCAAGTGTGGGTCCTTGCTTAATTGAAACAGCACAGAACAGGATCTGAAAAAGATACGAGGCCTTGCATACCAGTTGGAAGCTCGATTATTGCAGCTGACTTCATCTCTATCCCATGTTTCTTGCAACGTTCAGTAAGAGCCTTTATTAGTTCCTCAAGATCATATTGTATACGATCAGCACGGACCTGGAGCAGAAATAATCCATCAGCAGTGAACAAATTAACATACAGTAATAAGCTCATATAAATGGCACAGAATTATACCTGAAGGATACCATCAGCACTACCTCCTTGCTCCATTTTAACAATTGCTTGATGCAATTCAGTCTTCCTCTCCTGAGATGAATTAACAGAAATCGATACAATGAACTACATTCTCATGAATAATGCAGTAGGTCATTTAAAGAAGATACATATCTAGAAAGTCACAGAAGAAAAGATTGAATGGGACTACTGATCTAAGGATGTCCTAATTTGTACTGCCTTTAACCATTTGGAAAAAGAAAAAGAAAAAAAGAAAAAAAGAAAATACACAGATAGATGGAAAAGGACAGACATGTCCATGTGGGAGACAAATGACATGGGTCTGAGCTCAGAAAATGTGTAGTTACGAGTTATTTGAAACAAACAAAAAATGCTATTACCTGAACTTCGCGAAACATGGCCTCTTCAATGGTCAACTTAGATGCTATTTCTGCCACTTGTTTATATTTCTCTTCATATTTCTTAGCCAGTAGTTCAGCCTGCAATACCACTTGTTAGGACAAACTAATCATATCTTGCTAAGACCATTGTGATTCTGTGTGTATTAGCAAATACCTCACGCTTATCAGCCAGTGCCCTTTCCGTGATCTCATTTAATCTGTTATCACATCTGCTCTTATACAGCACCTGTAAGCAAAAATGACAAATAGATAAAGCACAGGTGAGCCAGCCCTGACCAGAATTCTACTGTATAAGAAAAGAAGACAGCATATGATATTTTAAATGAAATATAAATATATATATAGCCAATTAACCAAAGGAAACGAAATACTGTACTTCTACCTCATAACTTAAAAGATTTTCAAACTAAGTCATTTTATGAGATAATTCAAGTATCGGTTCAGTGAATAGGTAAACCCTACCCACAAAAAAAGATTACCAAGAGGTTTGCAATTACCAAAATCATATTGTATTAGGAACCCTAGCCGTAAACCAACATTACAGGATCACTAGAATGATATACTCTGAAGTGTTTACCAACATGCATTTTAACTACTGGATTCTTTGATACCCAGAAATCCTCAACCCCACTTCACAGACCAAGGCTCGAAACTAGGGCCAAACCATACAATATTTAGGAAGCAGAAAACTCTAGCAAATAGCTAGGCAGGTATTGAGGGGTTCAAAACCCCACGCATGGGAGCAAACCATTGCATTCCAACAACCTCATAGCAAGGCCTGAATTATTCTTGTGTATAAATAAGCGTATATATTTATATATATCTGAAACTTTGTACAAAGAAAATATTAAACAGCATGCCACTAATGACAAGAAGGCCAGGAAAAATTGAAAGCCAGAAGTTACTTACAAGTTCCTGCATTTTTGTGCGATAGAACTCAATCTTCTCTCTTGAGTCCAGAATCACATTCTCAATTTCTTCAACCTATCAAATCCAGTATTATACAAGTATGAATGATTTTGGAAGCAAGTGATCAAAAGCCACATACATAACTCATGGAGGAAAAAAATAGAAGGAATGGGGAGAAAAACAATTTAGTGAGTCAGCTTATATATCGAGAATTTTTTGGAAGCAAAACTCCCAAGTCAAGCCTAACCACAAGGCTGGCCCAGTTTGATAAAAATAAGAGATTTAAAGATTGAGAATGAGAAAAGGTCATCCCTGTGTCAACACACCAGTGAAAGCTATAACCACAAGATGAATCCAGCGCCAAGTGCAAGCAAACACCTGGGCAAAGCCAATACCAGGGCCAAATAGCCAATATAACGCCAAGAGCAAGGCAAATCTAATGCTAGGGCAAGGCCACAGAAAACACCACGGGCAAGCATTGACCAATTAAACAAAACAGTGCCACTCTTCAATAACATGATAAAACATAACACATAATTAATGAGCAATTTTCAGGACTGTTGCATTTCATCTACACTTTCAGCCAATATCTTGAATAATAATTGATATAGACAGCATGGCAGGTGACTAAACTCAATGACTTTCCTGTTATATCTATTTAGCGGGATTATGTAGGTATTAGTTAAGTTCACTCTGTCTACATAAAAAGCCCAAGGCCCAAAGAACCTTGGGCTTTGAATCTCCGAGGTACAGACTTTCTTATTTGAAAAAAGATACTATTTTATTATGTAGGGGAGCAAAAGGAAGAGGAAGGTAGTTTGTTCAGTATGACAACAATGGCCTAGAATAACTCATTAGTTTATACCAAACCTGACTAAGGACTATTATTAATATAATAACATCTTTATCCCCATCCTATCTCCCAAAGGAGACTGCAGAAACTTGAAACAACTGAACGAACAGAGGAACTTGCCTTTTTCTCTGCCTCGCTAGGGTCTTGAGGTTTTGAGTTCGCTGAATCCTGCTTCCCATTGTCAAGCTGGTTTGGAGCCACCATTCCTCGCACTCTCAAATTTTGCTGATTCGGTTGCATTGCACGATCACCCTGAGGGGCATTTCCCTGAATTGGTGGCTTCAAACCAGTACCAGGTGGCATCATCTGGGAACCTTGCATTCCTTGATGTTGTCCAAAGCCTAAATGCAAGGGAAAGAAATATCTCACCCATAAAAATCTAAGGAGCAAATTAAAAGATATTGGAAAAGAAACCCAAAATGTTACCTGGGTGGGGACTCCAAGCTGCATTTCCATAACCCACTTTTGGTTGACCTGTCATCGATATCAGTGTCTCATCCAACATAACATCGCTTGGAAGTGTAGCTGGAAGAGGCCGACCTTCCCGGTAACGCTCCATCAAATAGAGAGAAAAGCAGAACTCTCTTAAGGAAAGCATGCTGTCATTGTCCTGATCAGATAAGTCCCACACCTGCTTTAGAACCTCTGAGAAAGACCCGAATGGATATTATTAAGCATTTGCAGAACCAAACAAAGTCTACTGAAAGTTTCTCCGAATTCAAGTAAGAATACATTAATTCCAACTTTATTAAGGGTGTCATAAACATCATAGACAAAGTTCAAAGTACCAAAAGTAAATAGATGTTCTTAAGGTGTCCAGAAGTAATTATATTAGATCATGAAAAACTTAGGATGATACCCAATTCAATACATACATATTTGGGTTCCCATCTATCCAAAAAAATATAAAAGAATACATACATACATGTATGATCATCATTATCTTCCCAATGGAAATGAATGGGAAACTAAACTAAAGCAGCCAAATTGAAGCACTATCTTTCAGAAATGTTTACCAAGAATTTCCGGTTATGATAATAAAACATGTAGAAAGCACAGGAGATCACTCTACAACTCAACCAAAAATATACCATTTAAGTCAACCCCCTTCACGAGGTGCACTTAACCAATTTGATCGAAACCAAGAAACTCAAACAAAGACCATATAAGTGCAGAACGATGGACTGAATGCTAGATTAGTAACTAAGTTTTCAAGATCACCAATCAAAGAGCATCGGACCTAGTACATTGTCTATGATTACTGTCTAAGATTAATTGGAAAACCTTACCTCTTGGCAACCTCCAACTGAGAAATAAATTTCGTGCCTGCTCTCCAGTGACTTTACCATCTCTGTCACTGTCTACTTCCATGAAGACTTTTGTGTATTTCTGAACATCAGATGGCTTCATCTTTGGCCAAGGAGGCTGTGAATTCTCAGAATTAGAGTTTCCAACTCCAACTGAAATTGAAGGTGATGAAAAAGAGGTAGTAACCGCAGCTGAAACTTGCTGGCTTGGGTTTGATGGTGCATGGGGCTGCTGAAACTGGCCACCAGAAGGTTGCATTGTGAATGCACTCAGTGAATCAAGTGCACTGAGCTTACTAGAAGATTGAGACCCACTTGAAACTGGAACAATGGCTGATGGCATAGGTGCACTACTAGCAGAATATGTTGACCCAGAAGCTCCTGGCTTTGATTGAGGGGTTGCCGAAAATACACCACCTGAGAAACCCGAATTCGAAGCAAACCCATTTCCAGAAGGAACTAATGATCTACTGTCATTAACAGTAGGCAGGGAAGACGATGACACCGGAGGTTGTGGTTGTGTTGTAGATGAGGGCATGGAGGAACTAATTCCTCTGGGACCAGGAGGAGGTGCACCAGTGCTTCCACTAAGCCAATTATTTGAGTTCATTACATTGGGACCCCCCACACCACCTCCAAATCCCTGTTGTGGTCGGGAATGGATAGTATTAGGCATCCCAGGGGGCATGCCTTGAGGAGGTCTCATGGACTGGTTTTGCTGTGGCTGGAAATAATTCTGGTTCATACCTGCATTGGGAGCTCCAGATCCTCTAAACCCGAAACTTTGAGATGTTGATGGTGTCCCTATACCCATCTGTGGAGCAGGTGCACCAGCCATGGGATTTGCTTGAGGTGCAGCTAGGGCTGAAAGATTAATTTGTGGGGGAGGAATCTTTGCAGCAGCTGGCCCGTATAATGCCGCCTTGACAATATCCGGCGTTAAATCTCTCTTGCTTTGAGCCACAGTCACAAGTCTAAGAGCATTATAAAATTCTGGCCGACCAAGGAAACCAGTTTTGTTCTGATCCGCATGCATCCATATCTGCAAGTCATAAAACAAACAACACTTGATCAGCTAACAGTTCCATGCTAAATCAAAGTTTATATTTCAAACACAAAGAAATAATCATTCAGAAGGTAGATGGATTGAAACAATTTAAAGGGTTTGTATATATCAAAGTGTTTCTGAGCATGCTAATCTATTACTCGTAATAAATCCCTGTAAATGTGGCTACTTGTCGTGGCAAGCTTATAGGTGAGAGGAAGCATAGGAGTTGCAAAAATGTGGCCCATCAAAAATGGTTGGGTTCTTAATGGTAAGTAGGTTGGATGAATTCTTTATGGAAAAACAGATTTGTTTTTCTTGCCTCTTACCCATGGTAAGATATCTTTAGGGCCTAAAACTTCTTTGTACAGTTTTTGAGTGGGGAGACGTAAGGGTGAGATCCACACATGAGTCTGGAAATCAGTGTATCATCTTTGTTTCCTTCTTTATAGTATATGCCAGCCATAAATCCATTACTGGCTGGTATTTCAATCATTCCTCTGCTGCTTTATCGTGAGATTAAGTGAATGAGCTAATTGAGTTACTGAAAAGTTGTGCCTGTCCCATCCCAGCAGCAGAACGTTTTTTTTCCTTGCAAGATCCTATTACAGAAGCTAATGGTTGGCTTCTCTTCTCTTTTGGTCCCTCTCAAGCAACCTGGAAGGCTAAAGTACCACCTAAGATAAAAGAGAAACGTCTTCTGTTGTACCTCTCTTAAGTCCTAAGTAGTGGGTACAATGTGAAATTAATGCTGAAAATTTCAATGGTATAATTGAGTCCACTTATTTTCTCCCTGTGGATAAAGTTCTTTGGGAATGCTGGCTTGGGTTGGTGATCCCGGCTTCTTGCGAGGCTTTACAAACTAAAAAAAAAAAAGAGTTCTCTGGAGTAAGGCCTTGTGATTGATGGATGTGCTGTTTCCTGAACACTTGGGGATGCTTGTCTCAAGAGGAACACTAAAATTCATGAGAGTGGCAGACGAAGTAGAGCAATTATGGGACAGTGCTCAATATTGGACACCTTTTTATGCTAGTCCTTCTATTCAGAATTCTACTATAAAGTACTCTACTCATTCTCATGTCGGTTTCCTTCCCTCGCACGTTTTATCTCTTTTTCACTTCCACAAGAACATAAATCAAGAGAAACAATGAACCGAGTGGCAACACCTCCAACAAGCACAAACACACGCAGCATCAAGATTCCTCCAACTCTTTTAAGTCGTGACC encodes the following:
- the LOC101299191 gene encoding cytochrome P450 89A2-like isoform 1 codes for the protein MATWFFLIVTTLFISLLVKTILSVISTNKLPPGPFIIPIISSLLWLRQTPYEMELALRKFHGQYGPIFNLHLGLNPKIFIASRSLAHQALVQNGAIFSDRPPALATDKIITSNQHNISSAGYGLTWRLLRRNLTSEILHPLRVKSYGAARKWVLDILTTRLQVESESKGVVVVDHFQYAMFCLLVLMCFGDKLEEKQIKEVERVQRQLLLGLWRFRLLSVKPGITKFLFKKQWKEFLKIRKEQEDVLIPLIRARSKAKTKVEQSDEFVLSYVDTLWDLELPEEKRKLEEGEMVSLCSEFLSAGTDTTSTALQWIMANIVKYPQVQERLFAEIKGVVEETEEEVKEEDLQKTPYLKAVILEGLRRHPPGHFVLPHKVTQDIVLDGHVVPKNATVNFTVADIGLDSKVWEDPMAFKPERFLSGGAGEGVDITGNREIKMMPFGAGRRICPAYGLAMLHLEYFVANLVWRFEWKAVDGDNVDLSEKQEFTVVMKNPLQANISPRVNK
- the LOC101299675 gene encoding uncharacterized protein LOC101299675, with the translated sequence MAAGAYTDQLEAYFRRADLDGDGRISGAEAVAFFQGANLPKPVLAQIWMHADQNKTGFLGRPEFYNALRLVTVAQSKRDLTPDIVKAALYGPAAAKIPPPQINLSALAAPQANPMAGAPAPQMGIGTPSTSQSFGFRGSGAPNAGMNQNYFQPQQNQSMRPPQGMPPGMPNTIHSRPQQGFGGGVGGPNVMNSNNWLSGSTGAPPPGPRGISSSMPSSTTQPQPPVSSSSLPTVNDSRSLVPSGNGFASNSGFSGGVFSATPQSKPGASGSTYSASSAPMPSAIVPVSSGSQSSSKLSALDSLSAFTMQPSGGQFQQPHAPSNPSQQVSAAVTTSFSSPSISVGVGNSNSENSQPPWPKMKPSDVQKYTKVFMEVDSDRDGKVTGEQARNLFLSWRLPREVLKQVWDLSDQDNDSMLSLREFCFSLYLMERYREGRPLPATLPSDVMLDETLISMTGQPKVGYGNAAWSPHPGFGQHQGMQGSQMMPPGTGLKPPIQGNAPQGDRAMQPNQQNLRVRGMVAPNQLDNGKQDSANSKPQDPSEAEKKVEEIENVILDSREKIEFYRTKMQELVLYKSRCDNRLNEITERALADKREAELLAKKYEEKYKQVAEIASKLTIEEAMFREVQERKTELHQAIVKMEQGGSADGILQVRADRIQYDLEELIKALTERCKKHGIEMKSAAIIELPTGWQPGIQDGAAVWDEEWDKFEDEGFGNDLKIDSSTKPDSGSVQREKASPDRSSTPDSSFVANGKSGISSSNGDHAHESDSVFTHSEDEHVRSPNGSLAGRTAVDSPSRDFSDIHYGKNSEADGETHGSFDESTWGAFDNNDDIDSVWGFNADKGKDSDSEKHRDFFGSDDFGVNPVRTGFPNADTAFQKKSIFFEESVPSTPASRFANSPRYSEAGDQYFDSGFSRFDSFSSRQDSGFSSQPEKFSRFDSINSTRDFGHSRFDSISSSRDFGQSHGLTRFDSINSTKDFGQGTYSFDDSDPFGSSGPFKVSSESQNAKKGSDNWNAF